Proteins encoded in a region of the Streptomyces akebiae genome:
- a CDS encoding DeoR/GlpR family DNA-binding transcription regulator: MSAMSAEERQREIVRAARRTGTVDVAELAVALGVAKETVRRDLRALEDHGLVRRTHGGAYPVESAGFETTLAFRATSHVPEKRRIAAAAVELLGDAETVFVDEGFTPQLIAEALPRDRPLTVVTASLATAGTLAEAGNTTVLLLGGRVRPGTLATVDHWTTRMLAGFVIDLAYIGANGITRDHGLTTPDPAVSEVKAQAIRASRRTVFAGVHTKFGAVSFCRFAEVGDLDTIVTSTLLPTSEAHRYSLLGPQVIRA, translated from the coding sequence GTGTCGGCCATGAGCGCGGAGGAAAGGCAGCGCGAGATCGTCCGGGCCGCCCGCCGCACGGGCACGGTCGACGTCGCCGAACTCGCCGTCGCACTGGGCGTAGCCAAGGAGACCGTACGGCGTGATCTGCGCGCCCTGGAGGACCACGGACTGGTCCGCCGCACGCACGGCGGGGCGTATCCCGTGGAGAGCGCCGGCTTCGAGACGACGCTCGCCTTCCGCGCCACCAGCCACGTGCCCGAGAAGCGCCGGATCGCCGCCGCGGCGGTCGAGCTGCTGGGCGACGCGGAGACGGTCTTCGTCGACGAGGGCTTCACCCCGCAGCTCATCGCCGAGGCACTGCCCCGGGACCGGCCGCTGACCGTGGTCACCGCCTCGCTCGCCACGGCGGGCACCCTCGCCGAGGCCGGCAACACCACCGTGCTGCTGCTCGGCGGCCGGGTGCGCCCCGGCACCCTCGCCACCGTCGACCACTGGACGACGAGGATGCTGGCCGGCTTCGTCATCGACCTGGCGTACATCGGCGCCAACGGCATCACGCGCGACCACGGCCTCACCACCCCCGACCCGGCCGTCAGCGAGGTCAAGGCCCAGGCGATCCGCGCCTCCCGGCGCACGGTCTTCGCGGGCGTCCACACCAAGTTCGGCGCGGTCAGCTTCTGCCGGTTCGCCGAGGTGGGCGACCTGGACACGATCGTCACGAGCACGCTGCTGCCGACGTCGGAGGCCCACCGGTACTCACTGCTGGGACCCCAGGTCATCCGCGCCTGA
- a CDS encoding zinc-dependent alcohol dehydrogenase family protein, whose amino-acid sequence MKAAVIESVGKAVVAEVPDPTPGPREVVVEVAACGLCGTDLHILQGEFAPRLPIVPGHEFAGEVVGVGSGVTELSVGDRVAVDPSLYCHECRYCRTGHNNLCERWAAIGVTTPGGAAQYAVAPVANCVRLPEHVRTQDAALVEPLSCAVRGYDVLRTRLGAHVLVYGSGTMGLMMLELAKRTGAASVDVVDVNPSRLETARRLGVSAAAAGPDELDRPQGWDVVIDATGNAAAIQDGLDRVAKAGTFLQFGVADYATRVTIDPYRVYNQEITITGSMAVLHSFERAAELFAGGVLDPDVFISDRLPLAQYPEALNQFATGVGRKIVVIP is encoded by the coding sequence ATGAAGGCCGCCGTCATCGAGTCCGTGGGCAAGGCCGTCGTCGCCGAGGTCCCGGACCCGACACCGGGCCCCCGCGAGGTCGTCGTCGAGGTCGCCGCATGCGGTCTGTGCGGCACCGATCTGCACATCCTCCAGGGCGAGTTCGCCCCCAGGCTGCCGATCGTGCCGGGGCACGAGTTCGCGGGCGAGGTGGTGGGCGTGGGCAGCGGGGTCACGGAACTCTCCGTGGGCGACCGGGTGGCCGTCGACCCGTCCCTGTACTGCCACGAGTGCCGCTACTGCCGTACCGGCCACAACAACCTCTGCGAGCGGTGGGCCGCGATCGGGGTCACCACGCCGGGAGGCGCGGCGCAGTACGCGGTGGCGCCGGTGGCGAACTGCGTCCGACTCCCGGAGCACGTCCGTACGCAGGACGCGGCACTGGTGGAGCCGCTGTCCTGCGCGGTACGGGGCTACGACGTCCTGCGCACCCGCCTCGGCGCCCACGTCCTCGTCTACGGCTCGGGCACGATGGGCCTGATGATGCTGGAGCTCGCGAAGCGGACGGGCGCGGCGAGCGTGGACGTGGTCGACGTGAACCCCTCCCGCCTGGAGACCGCCCGTCGGCTGGGCGTCTCGGCGGCCGCCGCCGGCCCCGACGAACTGGACCGGCCGCAGGGCTGGGACGTGGTGATCGACGCGACCGGCAACGCCGCCGCCATCCAGGACGGCCTGGACCGGGTCGCCAAGGCCGGCACCTTCCTCCAGTTCGGAGTGGCCGACTACGCGACACGGGTCACGATCGACCCCTACCGCGTCTACAACCAGGAGATCACCATCACGGGCTCCATGGCCGTCCTGCACAGCTTCGAACGCGCGGCGGAACTCTTCGCGGGCGGTGTCCTGGACCCGGACGTCTTCATCAGCGACCGCCTCCCCCTGGCCCAGTACCCCGAGGCCCTGAACCAGTTCGCCACCGGCGTCGGCCGCAAGATCGTGGTGATCCCCTGA
- a CDS encoding ABC transporter substrate-binding protein → MRIPSRRRPRALAAVAAGTLLAPLLSGCWTGAGGAGSGGDAIDVLMVNNPQMQELQKLTAAHFTKQTGIEVNFTVLPENDVRDKISQDFANQAGQYDVATLSNYEIPIYARNGWLEELDPYVAKDPAFDQQDILKPMRQSLTGDDGKLYGQPFYGESSFLMYRKDVFAERGLTMPDHPTWRQVADLAAKADGAEDGMKGICLRGLPGWGEVMAPLTTVVNTFGGTWFDKDWKARLDSPEFESATRFYVDLVREHGESGAAQAGFAECLNNMTQGKVAMWYDATSAAGSLEAADSPVKGKVGYVPAPVEKTESSGWLYTWAWGIQQASRNPDKAWKFVSWASSKEYEELVGDEIGWSNVPAGKRESTYANPDYREEAAAFQETTREAIEGARPTDPGVQPRPAPGIQFVGIPEFTDLGTKVSLEISAAIAGRQSVASALRKSQELAEQISEEYEGR, encoded by the coding sequence ATGCGAATCCCGAGCCGACGGAGGCCGCGCGCACTCGCCGCGGTCGCCGCAGGGACGCTGCTCGCCCCGCTTCTCTCCGGCTGCTGGACCGGGGCGGGCGGGGCGGGATCCGGCGGCGACGCCATCGATGTGCTGATGGTCAACAACCCCCAGATGCAGGAGCTGCAGAAGCTCACCGCCGCGCACTTCACCAAGCAGACCGGTATCGAGGTGAACTTCACCGTGCTGCCGGAGAACGACGTCCGCGACAAGATCAGCCAGGACTTCGCCAACCAGGCGGGCCAGTACGACGTGGCCACGCTCAGCAACTACGAGATACCCATCTACGCCCGCAACGGCTGGCTGGAGGAACTGGACCCCTACGTCGCGAAGGACCCGGCCTTCGACCAGCAGGACATCCTGAAGCCGATGCGCCAGTCCCTGACCGGCGACGACGGCAAGCTCTACGGGCAGCCGTTCTACGGCGAGTCGTCCTTCCTGATGTATCGCAAGGACGTCTTCGCCGAGCGGGGGCTCACCATGCCCGACCACCCCACCTGGCGGCAGGTCGCCGACCTCGCCGCGAAGGCCGACGGGGCCGAGGACGGCATGAAGGGCATCTGTCTGCGCGGCCTGCCCGGCTGGGGCGAGGTCATGGCGCCCCTCACCACCGTCGTCAACACCTTCGGCGGCACCTGGTTCGACAAGGACTGGAAGGCCCGGCTCGACTCCCCCGAGTTCGAGAGCGCGACCAGGTTCTATGTGGACCTCGTGCGCGAGCACGGCGAGTCCGGCGCCGCCCAGGCCGGCTTCGCCGAGTGCCTCAACAACATGACCCAGGGCAAGGTCGCCATGTGGTACGACGCCACGTCCGCGGCCGGTTCCCTGGAGGCGGCCGACTCCCCGGTGAAGGGCAAGGTCGGCTACGTACCGGCGCCGGTCGAGAAGACCGAGTCCTCCGGCTGGCTCTACACCTGGGCCTGGGGCATCCAGCAGGCCTCCCGGAACCCGGACAAGGCCTGGAAGTTCGTCTCCTGGGCGTCGAGCAAGGAGTACGAGGAACTGGTCGGCGACGAGATCGGCTGGTCGAACGTGCCCGCCGGCAAGCGGGAGTCGACGTACGCGAACCCGGACTACCGCGAGGAGGCCGCCGCGTTCCAGGAGACGACCCGCGAGGCCATCGAGGGAGCCCGGCCCACCGACCCCGGGGTGCAGCCGCGCCCCGCGCCCGGCATCCAGTTCGTCGGCATCCCCGAGTTCACCGACCTCGGCACCAAGGTCTCCCTGGAGATCAGCGCGGCCATCGCCGGACGCCAGTCCGTCGCGTCGGCCCTGAGGAAATCGCAGGAGCTCGCCGAGCAGATCTCCGAGGAGTACGAGGGACGATGA
- a CDS encoding carbohydrate ABC transporter permease yields the protein MTATTTAPMAATPERTRGTPNARLRAWATRAPLLPALIFMIVVTQLPFVATLVISFFDWNSLYPDARAFAGLANYGEVLTDPDLRRSVWTTILLTVAVVLASLVLGLVLALLLDRRFRGRGIVRTLLIAPFLVVPVAAALLWKHVLYNPEYGLFNGLLHYVGGPQPDWISDAPLLAVEASLVWQWTPFMMLILLAGLQSRDHQQIEAARVDGASDWQIFRHLTLPHLRRYLELGALLGSIYIVQNFDAVFTITSGGLGTANLPYTVYQTFYQAHEHGLASAAGVLVVIGSIIIATFALRVVSSLFREEVSRG from the coding sequence ATGACCGCGACCACGACGGCGCCGATGGCGGCGACCCCCGAACGCACCCGGGGCACACCGAACGCCCGGCTGCGCGCCTGGGCGACCCGCGCCCCGCTCCTGCCCGCCCTGATCTTCATGATCGTCGTAACCCAACTCCCGTTCGTGGCCACGCTGGTGATCTCCTTCTTCGACTGGAACTCCCTCTACCCGGACGCCCGCGCCTTCGCCGGCCTCGCCAACTACGGCGAGGTCCTCACCGACCCCGACCTGCGCCGCTCGGTGTGGACGACGATCCTGCTGACGGTCGCCGTGGTCCTCGCCAGCCTGGTCCTCGGGCTGGTCCTCGCCCTGCTCCTCGACCGGAGGTTCCGGGGCAGGGGCATCGTCCGCACCCTCCTCATCGCCCCCTTCCTGGTGGTCCCGGTGGCGGCGGCCCTCCTGTGGAAGCATGTGCTCTACAACCCCGAATACGGCCTGTTCAACGGGTTGTTGCACTATGTCGGCGGCCCCCAGCCGGACTGGATCTCGGACGCCCCGCTGCTCGCGGTCGAGGCCTCACTGGTGTGGCAGTGGACGCCGTTCATGATGCTGATCCTGCTGGCGGGACTGCAGTCCCGGGACCACCAGCAGATCGAGGCGGCCCGCGTCGACGGCGCGAGCGACTGGCAGATCTTCCGCCATCTGACGCTCCCGCACCTGCGCCGCTACCTCGAACTGGGCGCGCTGCTGGGCTCGATCTACATCGTGCAGAACTTCGACGCGGTCTTCACGATCACCTCCGGCGGCCTGGGCACCGCGAACCTGCCGTACACCGTCTACCAGACCTTCTACCAGGCCCACGAGCACGGCCTCGCCTCGGCCGCGGGCGTCCTGGTCGTCATCGGCTCGATCATCATCGCGACGTTCGCCCTGCGCGTGGTGTCGTCGCTGTTCCGCGAGGAGGTGTCGCGCGGATGA
- a CDS encoding thermonuclease family protein: MAMLLIRGRFKAEGGAKPDGDTLPFIPDDVDDWRLVPGDGQVVPKADGRANVRLEGIDALETHYGEDPHVEHQPLGLAHKAADELLKFLGFGTVLRDDDETVATSPDSVPGWILTRGADAYGRCVAFVGKGTPPVYSGYWTGVDEDLLERTANHRLLLHGLAYPTFYSGLPLHLRELLTEASEKARASAKGVWQADRTLDGVKVMGMDSLTDDKTGAVILPKLFRRLKDYLDFMGKNPSLECFRAFLAGVQDEYRLPDSGKLHRGLHHIVEVTPDNTVKMTRRCKDIVFVEK; this comes from the coding sequence ATGGCCATGCTGCTGATCAGGGGAAGGTTCAAGGCGGAGGGGGGTGCCAAGCCGGACGGGGACACGCTTCCCTTCATCCCGGACGACGTGGACGACTGGAGGCTCGTCCCCGGGGACGGGCAGGTCGTGCCCAAGGCCGACGGGCGCGCGAACGTCCGGCTCGAAGGGATCGACGCCCTGGAGACCCACTACGGCGAGGATCCGCACGTGGAGCACCAGCCGCTGGGCCTCGCCCACAAGGCCGCCGACGAACTGCTGAAGTTCCTCGGCTTCGGCACCGTTCTCCGGGACGACGACGAGACCGTCGCGACCTCGCCGGACAGCGTGCCCGGCTGGATCCTCACCCGGGGCGCCGACGCCTACGGCCGCTGCGTGGCCTTCGTCGGCAAGGGCACGCCGCCCGTCTACAGCGGCTACTGGACGGGCGTCGACGAGGACCTCCTGGAGCGCACCGCCAACCACCGCCTGCTCCTGCACGGTCTGGCCTACCCCACCTTCTACTCGGGTCTGCCCCTCCACCTGCGCGAACTGCTCACCGAGGCCTCGGAGAAGGCGAGGGCGTCCGCGAAGGGCGTGTGGCAGGCCGACCGGACCCTGGACGGCGTGAAGGTGATGGGCATGGACTCGCTGACGGACGACAAGACCGGCGCGGTGATCCTGCCGAAGCTGTTCCGCCGGCTGAAGGACTACCTGGACTTCATGGGCAAGAACCCCTCACTGGAGTGCTTCCGCGCCTTCCTGGCCGGCGTCCAGGACGAGTACCGCCTCCCGGACTCCGGGAAGCTCCACCGGGGCCTGCACCACATCGTCGAGGTCACCCCCGACAACACGGTGAAGATGACCCGCCGGTGCAAGGACATCGTCTTCGTGGAGAAGTGA
- a CDS encoding NAD-dependent epimerase/dehydratase family protein: MPAPRTVLLTGAAGGLGTLMRDLLPAHGYELRLLDLMPVEGAPDAITADLADKEAVREAVRGVDAIIHLAGISLEASFEKILKANIEGTYNLYEAARAEGVPRVVFASSNHAVGFTPRPGDGDPLIPVDTPHRPDTFYGLSKSFGEDLAQLYWDKHGLETVSVRIGSCFPEPTSVRMLSLWMSPADGARLFHAALTAEHVGHTVVYGSSANTRLWWDLSTARALGYEPRDDSEPYAEKLIAEQGELDPQNEAHANLGGHFVNDPPIWPY, encoded by the coding sequence ATGCCCGCTCCCCGCACCGTTCTGCTCACCGGTGCCGCCGGTGGACTCGGCACCCTGATGCGGGACCTGCTCCCGGCCCACGGCTACGAGCTGCGCCTGTTGGACCTGATGCCCGTCGAGGGCGCGCCGGACGCGATCACGGCCGACCTCGCCGACAAGGAGGCCGTACGCGAGGCCGTACGGGGCGTCGACGCGATCATCCACCTCGCGGGCATCTCACTGGAAGCCTCCTTCGAGAAGATCCTCAAGGCGAACATCGAGGGAACCTACAACCTGTACGAGGCCGCCCGCGCGGAGGGCGTGCCCCGTGTCGTCTTCGCCTCCTCCAACCACGCGGTGGGCTTCACGCCCCGCCCCGGGGACGGGGACCCGCTGATCCCGGTCGACACCCCGCACCGCCCCGACACCTTCTACGGCCTGTCCAAGTCCTTCGGCGAGGACCTGGCCCAGCTCTACTGGGACAAGCACGGTCTGGAGACGGTGTCGGTGCGCATCGGCTCCTGCTTCCCCGAACCCACCAGCGTCCGCATGCTCTCCCTGTGGATGAGCCCCGCCGACGGCGCCCGCCTCTTCCACGCGGCCCTTACCGCCGAGCACGTCGGCCACACCGTCGTCTACGGCTCCTCCGCCAACACCCGCCTGTGGTGGGACCTCTCCACCGCCCGCGCCCTCGGCTACGAGCCGAGGGACGACTCCGAGCCGTACGCCGAGAAGCTCATCGCCGAACAGGGCGAGCTGGACCCGCAGAACGAGGCCCACGCCAACCTGGGCGGCCACTTCGTGAACGACCCGCCGATCTGGCCGTACTGA
- a CDS encoding carbohydrate ABC transporter permease: MSDATTDMPDTRTVARGTTADTRPARSHRARGAGLGVAAWLLGLLFFLPIAWMVLTSLHSEPDAATNPPSWAASLTLDGYREFFGVGGGASPWPALINSTVASLASTLLVLLLAFPAAYALSIRPVKKWTDVLFFFLSTKMLPVVAGLLPLYLFAKNTGLLDNIWLLVLLYTSMNLPIAVWMMRSFLAEVPVAVIEAAQLDGARLPTVLARVVAPIAAPGIAATALICFIFSWNELLFARVLTGVVAETAPVFLTGFITSQGLFLAKVCAASLVISLPVLAAGFAAQDKLVQGLSLGAVK, translated from the coding sequence ATGAGCGACGCGACGACAGACATGCCCGACACGAGGACGGTGGCGCGCGGCACGACCGCGGACACACGCCCGGCGCGTTCCCACCGGGCCCGGGGCGCCGGCCTCGGCGTGGCCGCCTGGCTGCTCGGTCTCCTCTTCTTCCTCCCCATCGCCTGGATGGTCCTGACCTCGCTGCACTCGGAGCCGGACGCGGCGACCAACCCCCCGTCCTGGGCGGCCTCCCTGACCCTGGACGGCTACCGTGAATTCTTCGGCGTGGGCGGCGGGGCCAGCCCCTGGCCGGCCCTGATCAACTCGACGGTGGCGTCCCTGGCGTCGACGCTGCTGGTCCTCCTCCTCGCCTTCCCGGCGGCGTACGCGCTGTCGATCCGGCCGGTGAAGAAGTGGACGGACGTCCTGTTCTTCTTCCTCTCCACGAAGATGCTGCCGGTGGTGGCGGGCCTGCTCCCCCTGTACCTCTTCGCGAAGAACACGGGCCTGCTGGACAACATCTGGCTCCTCGTCCTGCTCTACACCTCCATGAACCTGCCGATCGCCGTCTGGATGATGCGGTCCTTCCTGGCGGAGGTGCCGGTGGCGGTGATCGAGGCCGCGCAACTGGACGGCGCCCGGCTCCCCACGGTGCTGGCCCGGGTGGTGGCGCCGATAGCGGCCCCCGGCATCGCCGCGACCGCCCTGATCTGCTTCATCTTCAGCTGGAACGAGCTGCTGTTCGCGAGGGTGCTGACCGGTGTCGTCGCCGAGACCGCCCCCGTCTTCCTGACCGGCTTCATCACCAGCCAGGGCCTGTTCCTGGCCAAGGTGTGCGCCGCGTCGCTCGTGATCTCCCTGCCGGTGCTCGCCGCGGGGTTCGCCGCCCAGGACAAGCTGGTCCAGGGCCTCTCCTTGGGAGCCGTCAAATGA